One window of Chloroflexus aggregans DSM 9485 genomic DNA carries:
- a CDS encoding response regulator, whose product MAIRVLIVDDQALIRTGIATLLARKPDIEVVGQAGNGREALNLVAQLDPDIVLMDVMMPEMDGVEATRHLSARGPRPAVIMLTTFPDDERVLQSIAAGARGYLLKDVDHRVLADSIRTVAGGGALIHPQITAQLLPRLSQLATPTTSLPTPSAEPSIALTPRERDILRLLAQGYTNQEIGEALALSIGTVKNHLSVIFAKLAVRDRTQAALWAREHLRS is encoded by the coding sequence ATGGCAATCCGAGTGCTCATTGTTGATGATCAAGCGTTGATTCGCACCGGTATTGCGACGTTACTGGCACGCAAGCCGGATATTGAAGTCGTAGGGCAGGCCGGCAATGGCCGCGAGGCGTTGAACCTCGTAGCCCAGCTTGATCCGGACATTGTCCTGATGGATGTCATGATGCCGGAGATGGATGGGGTTGAAGCAACCCGACATCTGAGCGCACGCGGCCCACGCCCGGCAGTCATTATGCTCACGACCTTCCCCGATGATGAACGTGTGTTACAGTCGATTGCCGCCGGTGCCCGCGGCTACCTCCTCAAAGACGTTGATCACCGTGTATTAGCCGATAGCATCCGTACCGTCGCCGGCGGTGGTGCGCTGATCCATCCGCAAATCACTGCTCAACTCTTACCACGTCTCAGTCAATTGGCGACACCGACCACTTCACTCCCCACTCCCTCAGCCGAACCGTCCATCGCGTTGACCCCTCGTGAACGAGACATTCTTCGCCTACTGGCACAAGGCTACACGAATCAAGAGATTGGCGAAGCATTAGCACTGAGTATTGGAACCGTCAAAAACCATCTCAGTGTGATCTTCGCCAAACTCGCCGTGCGCGACCGGACTCAAGCCGCTTTGTGGGCACGCGAGCATTTACGGTCGTGA
- a CDS encoding adenylate/guanylate cyclase domain-containing protein, whose amino-acid sequence MEAVMTGSSTKWRDLMNYLDPHQAAELAATGTLSASVRMRIGQSLRAQLVACAAYIPAQIVQRQLINPQPGRTTGAFWEGSLLFADLSGFTALSERLSVLGRQGAEEVSAVVSRLFDTLLHEVRTRNGALLKFGGDALTVFFDATTLGDLHAIAACATALAMQARMAEFANLETRAGRFTLRLRVGVHSGQVFAAEVGDQSHIELVVTGSEVNRVALAQEIAAPGEVVITEQTLRLLDAYQVEARSKGFYRLLSLAATTSSISAPLPLPLAGPNDLATLNRLAGQLAALQPYLVHRLPRRFLDPAAGGLGEFRPVTVLFANVYDFSIYLNTLQLEPERAAAVFNAYYRRAQAVVHRYDGIVNKVDMYTHGDKLMGLFGAPTAHEDDPTRAVRCALELREVLSEANQEIAELLGIAAPPLAQKIGINTGTVFAGRVGGATRYEYTVMGSAVNLAARLMAAAPEDAIYLSPSTQTAVEGQFVLEPGTPLQLKGFHEPVIPVRVVKIAAVATRQNDANLAVAPLIGRDREMAAMLVAARAALKGRGTTIAVVGEAGSGKSRLAEEVIQQLVIASTEQHVTEEEVPPFTILFGDCQSYEQRMPYAALRNPILSALGLDLRTAPEQLVTDITVRVKRLVPALSRFIPLLRDALGVPLPEMTLTAGLSPQQRHDRLQELLVEILLATAAREPLLLVLEDCHWADTASLEVLERLSKMLEGRTLALVVTYRPEMVMPMPWDGLPGTVRIELSELSADDSYRLLSALLDGTPPSEMLPLLERTQGNPFFIEELVRALVRDRLLVRRESDGVWQLTRPLETIEVPRSIEGLLIARLDRLDEPRQELVQVAAVIGRRFPRPVVEGVYSNPSALDEGLQRLIESELIQADQQEQILAYIFRHALLRDVAYEGILYARRRMLHARVARRIEEIAANQLEEQYAVLAWHFLQAEEWQSALDYHLRAAERARRRFANRDALALYTTALNLAPRLTTALPPAQLIEQVAGIHEAIGDLYLVLGDYEQAEHHFREALQLSLPVGDEPVSERWLRMHRMLATVEERRSRYQAAFELLTTGMARAHRALQAETARCYILGAGIAYRTGDYVHAMEWARIGYNLAVTTGQITDQARALKIIGNIAGYQGDRQQAIEALNQARLLYEQANLPAGLCDVLNDLGRIYTQAGRWVETIAVFEQSMALSESIGDVLATARTANNLAVVLVGRNQLARADELYRLAGDLFARLGSRLGVAVTSYNRGEVLLYQGRAAEADELFATAIGELEAINARSFLPEVLRLTALAALALGDLERARAEVKRSLAIAEELGQADDAAIAYRVLGEIALAAGDLAIAAELFEQSSAMLIQLENRYELGKVRYHQARLALACGDISAAVAARVEAIGIFVDLDAQRDLALAQALPI is encoded by the coding sequence ATGGAAGCCGTTATGACCGGTTCGTCCACCAAATGGCGTGACTTGATGAACTATCTCGATCCTCATCAGGCAGCCGAACTTGCTGCTACCGGTACGCTATCGGCCTCAGTGCGGATGCGCATTGGGCAGAGTTTGCGTGCCCAACTCGTGGCGTGTGCAGCGTATATTCCGGCGCAAATCGTGCAACGCCAACTCATCAATCCGCAACCCGGTCGTACTACCGGCGCGTTTTGGGAAGGCTCATTGCTCTTTGCCGACCTCTCCGGCTTTACTGCGTTGTCAGAACGGCTGTCGGTATTAGGCCGGCAGGGCGCCGAAGAGGTATCGGCAGTTGTCAGCCGGCTGTTTGACACGCTCTTGCACGAAGTCCGCACACGTAATGGCGCCTTGCTTAAGTTTGGTGGCGATGCGTTGACCGTTTTCTTTGATGCTACCACCTTGGGTGATCTGCATGCCATTGCTGCTTGCGCTACCGCATTGGCGATGCAAGCACGGATGGCAGAGTTTGCCAATCTGGAGACGCGCGCCGGACGGTTTACGCTACGGCTGCGGGTTGGTGTCCATTCTGGGCAGGTGTTTGCGGCTGAAGTCGGTGATCAGAGTCATATCGAATTGGTCGTGACCGGCTCGGAAGTGAATCGAGTTGCATTGGCGCAAGAGATTGCTGCGCCGGGCGAGGTGGTCATTACCGAACAGACGCTGCGTTTGTTGGATGCATATCAGGTTGAAGCGCGTAGCAAGGGTTTTTATCGTCTGTTGAGCTTAGCTGCTACCACCAGCTCGATCTCGGCACCGTTACCGTTACCGTTAGCGGGGCCAAACGATCTGGCGACGCTCAATCGCTTGGCGGGCCAGTTGGCTGCACTCCAACCGTACCTCGTCCATCGCTTACCGCGTCGCTTTCTCGATCCGGCTGCGGGTGGATTGGGTGAGTTTCGCCCGGTGACGGTGCTCTTTGCCAACGTCTATGATTTTTCGATCTATCTGAATACGTTGCAGCTCGAACCGGAACGGGCTGCTGCCGTGTTCAACGCTTATTACCGACGGGCCCAGGCGGTTGTCCATCGTTATGATGGTATCGTCAACAAAGTAGATATGTACACCCACGGTGATAAGCTGATGGGATTGTTCGGAGCGCCGACTGCCCATGAAGATGACCCCACGCGCGCAGTTCGGTGTGCGCTCGAATTGCGTGAGGTGTTGTCTGAAGCGAATCAAGAGATTGCCGAATTGCTGGGGATTGCAGCGCCACCCCTTGCCCAGAAGATTGGTATTAATACCGGCACGGTCTTTGCCGGGCGGGTCGGTGGCGCAACCCGCTACGAGTATACCGTGATGGGGTCGGCGGTGAATTTGGCGGCTCGGTTGATGGCAGCAGCGCCTGAAGATGCTATCTATCTGTCGCCGAGCACCCAAACCGCAGTTGAGGGTCAGTTTGTCCTCGAACCGGGGACACCGTTACAACTCAAGGGTTTTCACGAGCCGGTGATACCGGTACGGGTGGTAAAGATCGCGGCGGTTGCTACACGTCAGAATGATGCGAACCTTGCTGTAGCACCGCTCATCGGTCGTGATCGTGAGATGGCGGCAATGTTGGTTGCAGCACGGGCTGCCTTGAAAGGTCGTGGGACCACGATTGCCGTGGTTGGTGAAGCCGGTTCGGGGAAGTCGCGCTTGGCGGAGGAGGTCATTCAACAACTGGTGATTGCCTCAACCGAGCAACACGTGACCGAAGAGGAAGTGCCACCGTTCACCATTCTGTTTGGGGATTGCCAGAGTTACGAGCAGCGTATGCCCTACGCGGCGCTCCGCAACCCTATCTTGAGTGCGTTAGGCCTCGATTTACGGACTGCGCCGGAACAGTTGGTTACCGACATTACGGTGCGTGTTAAGCGGCTTGTACCGGCGCTCAGCCGATTTATCCCGCTGTTGCGCGATGCGTTGGGCGTGCCGTTGCCCGAGATGACGCTGACCGCCGGGTTGTCACCCCAACAACGCCATGACCGACTCCAAGAATTACTGGTCGAGATACTCCTGGCAACGGCAGCCCGTGAGCCGTTGTTACTCGTTCTCGAAGATTGCCATTGGGCGGATACAGCTTCGCTGGAGGTACTCGAACGGTTGAGCAAGATGCTCGAGGGACGAACGTTGGCTTTGGTGGTGACGTACCGACCCGAAATGGTGATGCCAATGCCATGGGATGGGTTACCGGGAACGGTGCGTATTGAGCTGAGCGAGTTGTCTGCTGATGATAGCTACCGGTTGCTGTCCGCCTTACTTGACGGTACCCCACCGTCTGAGATGTTGCCGCTGCTCGAACGCACACAAGGCAATCCCTTTTTCATCGAAGAACTGGTGCGGGCCTTGGTACGCGATCGGCTGCTTGTACGCCGTGAATCCGATGGGGTATGGCAACTGACCCGTCCGTTGGAAACGATCGAGGTACCGCGCAGTATCGAAGGTCTTCTCATTGCCCGGCTTGACCGGCTTGATGAACCGCGTCAAGAATTGGTACAGGTGGCAGCGGTGATTGGACGACGCTTCCCTCGTCCGGTCGTTGAAGGGGTCTATTCCAATCCGTCGGCCTTGGACGAGGGCTTGCAACGTCTGATCGAGAGTGAACTGATCCAAGCCGATCAGCAGGAGCAGATTTTGGCCTATATCTTCCGCCATGCGCTATTGCGTGATGTGGCTTACGAAGGTATCCTCTACGCGCGCCGGCGGATGTTACACGCGCGGGTGGCGCGTCGGATCGAGGAGATTGCTGCCAATCAGCTTGAAGAGCAATATGCCGTGCTTGCGTGGCACTTTCTGCAAGCTGAGGAGTGGCAATCGGCGTTGGACTATCATCTGCGCGCCGCAGAGCGGGCACGTCGCCGTTTTGCCAATCGTGATGCGTTGGCGTTGTATACAACGGCGCTCAATCTGGCTCCACGTTTGACCACCGCGTTGCCACCGGCGCAATTGATCGAACAGGTTGCCGGTATTCACGAAGCAATCGGTGATCTCTATCTTGTGTTGGGTGACTACGAACAAGCTGAGCATCACTTTCGCGAAGCGCTCCAACTTAGCTTACCGGTAGGCGATGAACCGGTAAGTGAGCGCTGGTTGCGGATGCACCGTATGCTGGCAACCGTTGAAGAGCGCCGGTCGCGTTACCAAGCCGCCTTCGAGTTGCTGACGACGGGTATGGCGCGTGCGCATCGCGCGTTACAGGCCGAGACAGCGCGGTGTTATATCCTCGGCGCCGGCATTGCTTATCGTACCGGTGATTATGTCCACGCGATGGAATGGGCACGGATCGGATACAACCTGGCCGTGACCACCGGGCAGATCACCGACCAGGCGCGTGCGCTTAAGATCATCGGCAACATTGCCGGTTATCAAGGCGACCGCCAACAAGCAATTGAGGCGCTCAATCAGGCTCGTCTGCTGTACGAACAGGCGAACCTACCGGCCGGTTTGTGTGATGTCCTCAACGATCTCGGTCGGATCTATACCCAGGCCGGGCGGTGGGTCGAGACGATTGCCGTGTTTGAGCAATCAATGGCATTATCGGAGAGCATCGGTGATGTACTGGCTACGGCGCGGACGGCCAACAATCTCGCCGTGGTGCTGGTCGGTCGTAATCAACTTGCACGGGCCGATGAACTCTATCGGCTGGCGGGCGATCTCTTTGCGCGTCTCGGTTCACGGTTGGGGGTAGCGGTGACGAGCTACAATCGGGGCGAAGTGCTGCTCTATCAAGGGCGAGCCGCTGAGGCCGATGAACTCTTCGCTACCGCGATCGGCGAACTTGAAGCGATTAATGCGCGCAGCTTTTTACCTGAAGTGTTGCGATTAACAGCGCTTGCAGCATTGGCACTCGGTGATCTGGAACGTGCCCGTGCTGAGGTGAAGCGGTCGTTGGCAATTGCTGAAGAACTGGGTCAAGCCGATGATGCAGCAATCGCGTATCGGGTACTGGGCGAGATTGCACTGGCTGCCGGTGATCTGGCGATTGCTGCCGAACTGTTTGAGCAGAGCAGCGCAATGCTGATCCAGCTTGAAAATCGTTATGAGTTGGGTAAAGTTCGTTATCACCAAGCCCGTTTAGCGCTTGCTTGTGGTGATATATCAGCAGCAGTTGCGGCGCGTGTGGAGGCAATCGGTATCTTTGTCGATCTCGATGCGCAGCGCGATTTAGCACTCGCGCAGGCCTTGCCGATCTAG
- the nadA gene encoding quinolinate synthase NadA, protein MLGQLYETTGDTAATLIAEINDLRRQRNAIILAHNYEYGEIQEIADYVGDSLGMAQAAARTNADVIVVCGVYFMAETAAILNPQRTVLIPDANAGCSLADSITVEQLRAWKAANPGAVVVSYVNTSAAVKAESDYCCTSGNAERVINAIPADKTILFLPDMFLGSYLRQKTGRPLKIWAGECHVHAAIRPDMIEQKRAAMPDAEFLIHPECGCVSSAMDYLASGAIDRRGTHILSTEGMIAHVNRSSASRFVVATEIGVLHRMCKANPNKQFVPIDDSISCRYMKLITLEKVRNSLRDLREPVTVPPEIAARARVAIERMLAL, encoded by the coding sequence ATGCTCGGCCAACTATACGAAACTACCGGCGACACCGCCGCTACCCTCATCGCAGAGATCAATGACCTACGCCGTCAGCGCAATGCCATCATTCTAGCTCACAACTACGAGTACGGCGAAATCCAAGAGATCGCCGATTATGTCGGCGACTCGCTCGGTATGGCACAGGCTGCAGCGCGCACCAATGCTGATGTCATTGTGGTATGCGGCGTCTACTTCATGGCCGAAACGGCGGCCATTCTCAACCCACAACGCACCGTCCTGATCCCTGACGCCAATGCCGGTTGCTCGCTGGCCGATTCCATCACGGTCGAGCAGTTGCGCGCGTGGAAAGCGGCAAACCCAGGCGCAGTTGTTGTCAGTTATGTCAATACCAGTGCTGCCGTGAAAGCCGAGAGTGACTATTGCTGCACCTCAGGCAACGCCGAGCGTGTGATCAATGCCATCCCCGCCGACAAGACCATTCTTTTTCTGCCCGATATGTTTCTCGGCAGTTACTTGCGCCAAAAGACCGGGCGCCCACTGAAGATTTGGGCCGGCGAGTGCCACGTGCATGCTGCTATTCGCCCTGATATGATCGAACAGAAGCGGGCAGCAATGCCCGATGCCGAATTCCTCATTCACCCTGAATGCGGTTGTGTGAGCAGTGCAATGGATTATCTGGCCAGTGGCGCGATTGATCGGCGTGGTACCCATATTCTCTCAACCGAAGGCATGATTGCTCACGTCAACCGATCGTCGGCTAGCCGTTTCGTCGTTGCGACCGAGATCGGTGTCTTACACCGCATGTGTAAGGCCAATCCCAACAAGCAGTTTGTCCCGATTGATGATTCGATCAGTTGTCGCTATATGAAGCTGATCACGCTGGAAAAAGTGCGCAATAGCTTGCGCGATTTACGTGAACCGGTGACGGTACCACCAGAGATTGCCGCGCGAGCACGGGTGGCTATCGAGCGTATGTTGGCGCTATGA
- the nadB gene encoding L-aspartate oxidase produces the protein MDPIPAPRSAVSFVPPACDRQFDVLVIGAGAAGLTAALAAAAAGARVLVLARGTLPESNSAWAQGGIAAALDPTDSPHLHIADTLAAGAGLCDVAAVTTLAHEAPTLMRELAALGVPFERDADRFALGLEGGHSRRRIVHVGDATGWAVTRVLIDRVRATPRMTVREQAQAIELLTAGKRVVGALVRLADGTWWRVLAAATVLATGGAGALYGLTSNQPIALGEGIALAYRAGAEVADMEFVQFHPTVYRTRDGHGFLITEAARGEGGRLYTPSGRRFMPDYDPRAELAPRDVVTRGIMAAMQAEGCDYVLLDLTHLPADHIEHHFPTIVARLRADGIDPVRDPIPVAPAAHYLMGGVRTDLNGATNLPGLFAAGEVACTGVHGANRLASNSLLECLVFGRRAGEAAATWRRIPLPLPDPLPVNLTTTAVPVAWRAHLATIMRAAGPLRHGDTLRQALIELESWPMIADPFDPEAITAVNAGLTARLIVASALLRTESRGGHFRQDYPQSDEAWRKHTILRHHTPPCFAPTIAPPPERGRDERAIPQVATIVEQIR, from the coding sequence ATGGATCCCATCCCAGCCCCACGCAGTGCAGTATCGTTCGTGCCTCCTGCCTGTGATCGACAGTTTGACGTGTTGGTAATTGGCGCCGGTGCTGCCGGTCTCACAGCAGCGTTAGCGGCAGCAGCAGCCGGCGCACGGGTTCTCGTCTTGGCCCGCGGGACGTTGCCCGAAAGTAATTCAGCGTGGGCACAAGGAGGGATCGCTGCTGCCCTCGATCCCACCGACTCACCACATCTCCACATTGCCGATACGCTGGCTGCCGGCGCCGGGTTATGTGATGTAGCCGCGGTGACGACGCTTGCCCACGAAGCACCGACGTTAATGCGTGAATTAGCCGCTCTCGGTGTACCCTTCGAGCGCGACGCCGATCGGTTTGCGTTGGGGCTAGAAGGCGGTCACTCCCGTCGGCGCATCGTTCACGTTGGTGATGCAACCGGCTGGGCGGTAACGCGCGTTTTGATCGACCGCGTCCGAGCCACCCCTCGAATGACCGTGCGTGAACAAGCCCAAGCAATAGAGTTGCTCACCGCCGGGAAGCGCGTGGTTGGCGCCCTCGTCAGACTGGCCGATGGGACGTGGTGGCGGGTGTTAGCCGCAGCTACAGTGTTGGCAACCGGCGGAGCCGGCGCCTTGTACGGCCTCACCAGTAACCAACCGATTGCGCTTGGTGAAGGCATCGCGTTAGCTTACCGTGCCGGCGCAGAAGTCGCCGATATGGAGTTTGTGCAGTTTCACCCTACCGTCTATCGTACCCGTGATGGGCATGGCTTCCTCATTACCGAAGCCGCACGTGGTGAAGGGGGCCGTCTCTATACACCGTCAGGCCGGCGCTTTATGCCCGACTACGATCCGCGTGCCGAACTGGCCCCGCGTGATGTAGTGACGCGCGGGATTATGGCGGCGATGCAAGCCGAGGGGTGTGATTATGTCTTGCTCGATCTGACCCATCTCCCCGCCGACCATATCGAGCACCATTTTCCTACAATTGTTGCACGCTTGCGCGCCGATGGGATCGACCCGGTGCGCGATCCGATCCCGGTTGCGCCGGCAGCGCACTATCTGATGGGCGGGGTTCGCACCGACCTCAACGGTGCGACGAATCTCCCCGGTTTGTTTGCTGCCGGCGAAGTGGCTTGTACCGGTGTACACGGCGCAAACCGGCTGGCAAGTAATTCGTTGCTCGAATGTCTGGTGTTTGGTCGGCGAGCCGGTGAAGCAGCAGCAACGTGGCGCCGCATACCGTTGCCGTTGCCCGATCCGCTCCCGGTGAATCTGACAACTACCGCGGTACCGGTAGCGTGGCGGGCACACCTGGCAACGATCATGCGTGCCGCCGGCCCCCTGCGCCATGGCGATACGTTGCGTCAGGCATTGATCGAATTAGAGTCGTGGCCGATGATCGCCGATCCGTTCGATCCCGAAGCGATCACCGCAGTGAATGCCGGGCTGACCGCACGCCTGATCGTGGCTTCAGCCCTGCTCCGCACCGAAAGTCGCGGTGGTCATTTTCGCCAAGATTACCCCCAAAGCGATGAAGCCTGGCGCAAACACACCATCCTTCGCCATCACACCCCACCGTGCTTTGCCCCAACAATTGCTCCACCTCCAGAGCGGGGCCGCGATGAGCGAGCCATACCACAAGTCGCGACGATAGTGGAGCAAATTCGGTAG
- the nadC gene encoding carboxylating nicotinate-nucleotide diphosphorylase, translating into MDIQLHLIDTIVSQALAEDIGNGDITTLAAIPANIATTAYIVTREAGVIAGLPLVEAVFRKLDPTVRLTCHITDGTAVSAGTPVATLTGSARTILSGERVALNLLQRLSGIATLTAQYVAAVAGTRAQIIDTRKTTPGLRVLEKYAVRMGGGRNHRFGLYDGVMLKDNHLAILAAHGVDLATAIARVRAQIGPMVRLEVEVECVADAIVAAEAGADLILLDNMPLDQLRAAVDAVGGRAQTEASGGVTLQTVRAIAETGVDYISVGALTHSVRALDIGLDCAEEQRG; encoded by the coding sequence ATGGATATACAACTGCACCTGATCGACACCATTGTCAGCCAGGCGCTCGCTGAAGACATCGGGAACGGTGACATTACCACCCTGGCTGCCATTCCGGCCAATATCGCAACCACAGCCTACATTGTAACGCGCGAAGCCGGTGTTATTGCCGGCCTACCCCTCGTTGAAGCAGTTTTCCGAAAGCTCGATCCGACGGTACGGCTCACGTGCCATATCACCGACGGTACCGCCGTCTCCGCCGGCACGCCAGTTGCAACCCTCACCGGATCGGCCCGTACCATTCTCAGTGGTGAACGGGTAGCCCTCAATCTGCTGCAACGACTAAGCGGGATCGCCACCCTTACCGCCCAATATGTGGCAGCCGTCGCCGGTACCCGCGCGCAGATCATTGACACCCGCAAAACAACCCCCGGTCTGCGGGTGCTCGAAAAGTATGCAGTACGAATGGGGGGTGGGCGCAATCACCGCTTCGGTCTATACGACGGTGTGATGCTGAAAGATAATCATCTGGCGATCCTTGCCGCACACGGGGTTGATTTAGCGACTGCGATCGCCCGTGTACGTGCTCAGATCGGGCCAATGGTACGACTCGAAGTTGAGGTGGAGTGCGTGGCCGATGCGATTGTTGCCGCCGAAGCCGGAGCCGATCTGATCCTACTCGACAACATGCCACTCGATCAACTCAGAGCAGCGGTAGACGCGGTTGGTGGACGGGCGCAAACCGAAGCCAGCGGTGGCGTCACTTTACAGACCGTGCGCGCGATTGCTGAAACCGGTGTTGATTACATCTCGGTGGGAGCATTGACCCATTCAGTGCGAGCACTCGACATCGGGTTGGATTGTGCCGAGGAGCAACGAGGATAG
- a CDS encoding ATP-binding protein: protein MIDTMWSNTERLQTFLRRLLPLPALGLGWALTQLELSSLLWWGIIAYGLFNIVWLRLLIRGSRNVGKLLIGAAIGDLLTMIWFVSVAGLTPALVIVQGVGALRAWRYRFVSFWPALIPILIGVGFVPSVTAPLVAVSPEVLFSFGSILLSGLMLIAVLFLGNRRNQAAREWRTRHDQLRREQKQQVANLEASNNDLRDRLRRMEALGESLRAISSSLSLDDVLRQILDSLSYMVGVQRIDDAALSLIHGDALEHRSLYADRHTTDWADSLARAVIANRYTVSIDAHEIGQRPEWATLATHEFRSALSVPLFDPDHPNCVRGALSIVSRQEGAFSPSEERHLISFSIQAMIAIRNAELHVQLSKQRAMLSAILNDMADGLIVYDDHGKVYLDNAVARRVLQYSAEHQGVLHTRLAAFAARLFQRGESLSEEVEVKDVDGAQARYYRIQGTLVNPSPETCLAVVVLHDITDQKLREQQRRDFMAKVSHELRNPLHTLQGFLKLLINESNKVGNLNERQTEALQEVENSVNTLKKRIVDLIELNRLERGQFTINPVRTNPIDIIVTTCSQQRSKALESEVELIIDIPDQLPQVIVDEDRIRQVLTNLIENAMKATPRGGKIVVSAEQQQDQILIHVTDTGKGIASELWEKIFDPFYSRGNGMLAGENMGVGLTICRQLVEAHGGKIWVAHSEVGKGTRFSFSLPLEYERSFGSTASS from the coding sequence TTGATTGACACCATGTGGTCTAATACCGAACGACTACAAACATTCCTGCGTCGTCTTCTACCGTTACCGGCATTAGGTTTAGGCTGGGCGCTCACACAACTCGAACTCTCATCGCTGCTATGGTGGGGCATCATCGCATATGGGCTGTTTAATATCGTTTGGTTACGGTTGCTCATCCGAGGGTCCCGAAATGTTGGGAAGCTCCTGATCGGTGCGGCAATCGGTGATCTGCTAACAATGATCTGGTTCGTCAGCGTAGCCGGTTTAACGCCGGCATTGGTCATTGTGCAAGGTGTTGGTGCGTTACGTGCATGGCGTTACCGGTTTGTTTCATTTTGGCCGGCACTGATCCCGATCCTGATCGGTGTTGGGTTTGTCCCATCTGTAACTGCTCCACTCGTTGCCGTCTCGCCGGAAGTCCTCTTTTCGTTTGGCAGTATCTTGCTAAGCGGACTCATGTTGATCGCTGTGCTCTTTTTGGGCAATCGGCGTAATCAGGCGGCGCGCGAATGGCGGACACGTCACGACCAGCTACGGCGTGAGCAGAAGCAACAGGTGGCAAATCTCGAGGCCTCGAACAACGATCTGCGTGATCGTTTACGGCGAATGGAGGCCTTGGGCGAAAGCCTGCGGGCAATTAGTAGTTCGCTGAGCCTTGATGATGTCTTACGCCAGATTCTTGATTCGCTCAGCTATATGGTGGGGGTGCAGCGAATTGACGATGCTGCGTTGAGTTTAATCCATGGCGATGCACTCGAACATCGATCATTATACGCCGATCGCCATACCACCGATTGGGCGGATTCCTTAGCGCGAGCCGTGATAGCCAATCGGTATACCGTCTCGATTGATGCACACGAAATAGGTCAACGACCGGAGTGGGCGACGCTGGCGACCCACGAGTTCCGTTCAGCGCTAAGTGTCCCCCTCTTTGATCCAGATCACCCTAATTGTGTGCGTGGTGCGTTGAGTATCGTGAGCAGGCAAGAAGGGGCCTTCTCACCAAGCGAAGAGCGCCATCTGATATCGTTTAGCATTCAGGCGATGATCGCTATTCGCAATGCCGAGCTGCACGTCCAATTGAGTAAGCAACGCGCTATGTTGAGTGCGATCCTGAACGACATGGCCGATGGCTTGATCGTCTATGACGATCACGGCAAGGTCTATCTCGACAATGCGGTTGCGCGGCGTGTGCTCCAGTATAGTGCCGAACATCAAGGTGTCCTCCACACCCGACTGGCTGCATTTGCTGCTCGGTTGTTCCAACGCGGCGAGTCGCTGAGTGAGGAAGTAGAAGTAAAAGACGTCGATGGTGCCCAAGCGCGTTATTATCGGATTCAAGGCACCCTCGTCAATCCGTCACCTGAGACGTGCCTGGCAGTGGTGGTGCTACACGATATTACCGATCAAAAATTGCGAGAACAACAAAGACGTGACTTCATGGCTAAAGTATCGCATGAATTGCGAAATCCATTACACACATTGCAAGGTTTTCTGAAGCTGTTGATCAATGAGAGCAATAAGGTCGGTAATCTCAATGAACGGCAGACTGAGGCGCTGCAAGAAGTCGAAAATAGCGTCAATACGCTCAAGAAGCGCATCGTCGACTTGATCGAATTAAATCGCTTAGAAAGAGGTCAGTTCACTATTAATCCGGTGCGCACGAACCCCATCGATATTATCGTTACTACCTGTAGCCAACAACGATCGAAGGCGCTAGAATCCGAAGTCGAGCTGATCATAGATATACCGGATCAGTTGCCTCAGGTTATCGTCGATGAAGATCGGATCAGACAGGTATTGACCAATTTGATAGAAAATGCGATGAAGGCAACCCCACGCGGTGGAAAAATTGTTGTAAGTGCAGAACAACAGCAGGATCAGATACTGATTCACGTCACCGATACCGGTAAAGGTATCGCGTCCGAGCTTTGGGAGAAGATTTTTGACCCCTTTTATAGCAGGGGTAATGGGATGTTGGCCGGTGAAAATATGGGAGTTGGTTTGACGATCTGTCGACAATTAGTCGAAGCTCATGGTGGTAAGATCTGGGTTGCGCATAGTGAGGTTGGTAAAGGGACACGTTTCTCGTTTTCCTTGCCGCTGGAATATGAACGTAGTTTTGGTAGTACCGCCTCGTCGTAA